The sequence below is a genomic window from Desulfomicrobium macestii.
CTTCGCTCAGGAAAATGATCGCCCTGCGCAAGGAAATCCCGGCCTTCGCGGATTTCGACAATCGTCACCTGCTGCTCATCGAGAACCCGAATCTGCTGGTCTTCTACCGTACGGACCCGGAAAATTGCCGCAGTCGGGTGCTCGTCATCAACAATTTCAACGTCGAAGCGCAGCCGCTTCCCGTTGACGCGCTGACGCCGCACGGATTCTTCACACACGAAAGCATGACGGATCTGTGCACCGGCGAGCGCGTGCCTGTGGAGGACGGCCAGCTCCTGATCCCGGCCCTCTCTTTCTACTGGCTCAAGGATTGACGGCCGGGAAATTCTCCGAAAATTCCCGGCCGTGATGATGCCTCAATAAAGGCGAAGGATGATCGGCCCGACGGTGCGAGGCAAAAATCAGGAAGCCAGAAACAGGATCGCCAGGCCGATCATGGGCGTCAGGGAGAAGGCCACCTGGGCGGTCACAAAGACGAGCATGCCGCGCTCTCCCGGCCGGGCCCCGGCCAGGATCAGGCTGACCAGACAGAGGATCAGACACGGCAGGGCCAGCGCTGCCCTCGCGAACAGCGTCACCCCCGGCAGCGGCACGAACACGAACCAGACCAAAGCCAGGGCGTTCAGCCGCAGGATGAACCGCTGAGTGGCCGAAACGCCGGATTTCACGGCGTGCGTGCGCTTGCCGTCGGCCCTGTCGGAGGGCTCGTCGGGCAGGGCCGTGGCTATGGCGCAGGACAGGGACAGGAAAAGCATGAGCGGCATGAGTGCCAGGGGCAGCCCTGTCAAAGTCCCGGCGTGGGCGCTGAAGCCGATCATGGGCAACACGAGCCCCACGCCGACCATCTGTAGGTATTCCCCGCCGCCCCGGTAGGACAGGCGCAAAGGCGGATAGCTGTAGGCCCACAGCAGGGCCAGGCCGAAGAGAATGAGCGGCAGGGGCAGCCAGGTGCCATGCCGAACCCCCAGAAAGACCCCGGCCAGAGCCGACAGCACGGCGCACAGGACAGCCGCCCGAGCCAGCTGCCGCCGCGACAGCAGCCCATCCACAAGGACCCTTGAGCCACCGGAAAAAGGGGTGAAGGTAAAATTCCTGCGGTCCGTGGCCATGTCGGCCACGTCGTTGGCGAAGACGATGTAGAGCTGGCTGGCCAGCCCGTAGAGATGGCAGGCGAGCACGACCTCCCAGGAAAATCCGTCGCCCATGGCCAGGGCCTGCCCCAGGAGCAGGGGCCAGAAGATGTACATCTGCGAAGGCAGGCGCGCCGCCTGAAGCCACGCCCGCCAGGCGGGCGTGGTGGGCTTCGGAAGAGCATCCTCGGGGTCGGGACGGGCGGACGCGGTCATGCACCGCTCCCCTGCAGGCATTCCAGAGCCCGCTCCTTCACGCGTCCGATCTCCCCGTCGGTGTACACGCACCCCGGCACGACCCTGCCCCAGACGACGCCCGGCCAGTAAGGATCGCTCCGCCAGCGCCCGATGACGTGGAAATGAAACTGCGGCACCAGATTGCCGATGGCGGCGACATTAACCTTGTCGCAGGTGAAGTCTGACCGGAGCATGGCCGACAGGGCGGACGAGGCCGCGACCAGCCGGTCCCGGAGGCCGCCGGGCAGCTCGTGCCAGTCCCCGGCCGAGGTTTCGGGCACCAGGATGAACCAGCGTACCTGGGCGTCCCGGTGCAGCAGAAGGCGGATGTCCCGCCAGCCTCCGAGAACATGGCAGTCCGCGGCCAGAGTGGGGTGAAGCGTGAAATCATTCATGGACACACGCTACGGCAGGCGGGTTCGGGCGGCAAGACACTCCTTTTGCATCCCGAAACATTCGCCATCTGTTCGACAAGAATATACAAATCTGTCTGCGCACAATAATTCCCAATAAGCGTAAAAAGACGAGTATGTTACAGAAAACGCTATCAGGTGCTAGACGCAGTCCGTGGCGTCATATTTCCTGCAAAATACGTACGGAGGTATCTGAGCGTGCGCATCTGGGCACTTTGCCTCGTTCTGCTGATCGGATTCATGGCCCCCACGGCCTTCCCCCCCTGACGTTATGCAGTCACTGGCGATGCACAGAAAATGGTCCTTGCCTTTCCTCTTTGCGCTCATTATTTTACGTTAACGAATAAACGTAAAATAATGAGTATTCTTATTTGAGGATAGCAAGCGGATGAAACGCTCCCTCCAGGGCAGATACGTGACCACGACCACGGTCGGCGAAAAGGTCAGGGCCTTTGTCCCCACGCCCCTCCCGCCGCGACCGCCCATCGACTGGACGCCGGAGCTGCGCGGCAGGTTCGACGAGGCGCTGCTGGCCCTGGGCCGCCTGGACAGCGTCTCGGAACAGCTGCCGGACACGGCGCTGTTCCTGGACATGTACGTGCGCAAGGAGGCGGTGCTGTCCTCCATGATCGAGGGCACCCAGTCGTCGCTGGCCGACCTGCTGCTGTTCGAACTGGAGCAGGAGCCGGGCGTGCCCCTGGACGACGTGCAGGAGGTCAGCAACTATGCCGCCGCCCTGGCCCACGGCCTGATACTGCTGGCGGAAGGGCTGCCGCTGTCGCTGCGGCTGTTGCGGGAAATTCATGGAGTGCTGCTGAGCAAAGGCCAGGGCAACCGTCAGGCGCCCGGGGAGTTCAGGCGCAGCCAGAACTGGATCGGCGGCACCAGGCCTGGCAACGCGGCCTTCGTCCCCCCGCCGCCCGAAAAAATCCTGGACTGCATGGGCAGCCTGGAGCTTTTTCTGCATGAACGCCCCGAGCCGACGCCGCCCCTGGTCAAGGCCGCCCTGGCCCATGTGCAGTTCGAAACGATCCACCCCTTTCTCGACGGCAACGGCCGCCTTGGGCGCCTGCTCATCACCCTGCTGCTATGCGACGGGAAAGTCCTGCGCGAGCCCCTGCTCTATCTCAGCCTCTTCTTCAAGGCCCACCGCAGCCGCTACTACGAGCTGCTCAACGCCGTCCGCCTGACGGGCGACTGGGAAGCCTGGCTCGACTTCTTCGCCGAGGCCGTCATCGTCACCGCGGGCCAGGCCATGGAAACGGCCCGCCAGCTCCACGGCGTCGCCGCCGCCGACCGCGACGCCATCGGCAGCCTCGGCCGCGCCGCCGCGTCCACCCTGCAGGTGCACCGGGCGATGATGGAACACCCCATCGCCACCTCGAACTGGCTGACGAAAAAAACGGGCCTCACGGCCGCCACCGTCAACAAGGCCCTCGGGCACCTGGAACGGCTCGGCATCGTCAGGGAACTCACGGCCCGGAAGCGCAACCGGCTGTTCAGCTACGCGGAGTACATCCGAATCATGAATCGCGGCACGGAGTTGCCGGAACGTTGACCGACGCAGCCTGACCCTGCCCTGTCCCCTCAGCTTTTCACCATCCCGTCCGTAATCGCCGACTCCGGAAGGCCGAAGGGCAGATAGCCGGCAGCCATCCTGTCCTTGAGCCCCACCCCGCTCACTCCGAGCCTCAAAGCCTCCTCCACCAGATACCCCAGCTTGCGCACGCCCTCCGCCAGGCTCAAGCCGCCCTCGCGCACGTTGGAGATGCAGTTGCGGGCCTCGTCCGTGGTGCCCGTGCGGGGGTTCATGGTCAGGTAGACGCCCATGGAGTTGGGCGAGGAAAGGCCCGGACGTTCGCCGATGAGGATGACGGACAGGCGGGCCCGCAGGATTTCCCCGATCTCGTCGGCCACGGCCACCCGCGCGTTTTCCACCAGACAGACCGGGGCCACGCTCAGCCCGGCCTGGCTGAACATGCGTACGCAGGCCGGCACGAAGTCCGGGGCGTTCTCGTGGATGGCCCGGGCCGAGAGGCCGTCGCCCACCGCCAAGCAGATGTCGAAGCCCGTGTCCAGCCCCTGCAGAACCGCAACCGACCGTTCGCTCAAACGCCGGCCCTTGTCGGGGCGGGTCAGGTATTCTTCCCGCCCGCCCACTCCCGACTCCAGCTCGACGCAGGCGATGCCCGCCCCGCGCAGGCTCTCAGCCAGCTCCGTCCGACGGAACGGCGTGTGCACGGCATCGCGGGCCCGGGCGTGATCGAGCCTGAAGGACAGGCTCTCGGCCAGGGGCAGGCTCGACCCGCTGCGCCCGACGGCGATGCGGGCCGCCGTGAACCGCCTGAGTTCCGCCCAGGGGTCTGCGCAGACCGTAACGGGCGCCGTGGTCCTATCGCTCATGATTCCTCCCGTATGGCGCCCGGCAGGCCCAGCAGGCGGTTGCCTTTTTCGATGGGCACGAGCCGCCCGCCCCCGTCCATCACGCCCGAAGACTCGAGCCAGGCCACAAACTCCGGCGCGGGCTTGCGACCCAGAAGTTTGCGCAGATAGGCCGCGTCATGAAACGACGTGGACTGGTAGTTGAGCATGATGTCGTCGGCCCCGGGCACGCCCATGACAAAGGTGCAACCCGCCGCGCCCAGCAGGGTCAGGAGCGCATCCATGTCGTCCTGGTCGGCCTCGGCGTGGTTGGTGTAGCAGACGTCCACGCCCATGGGCAGACCCAGGAGCTTGCCGCAGAAATGGTCCTCCAGCCCCGCT
It includes:
- a CDS encoding prenyltransferase — translated: MTASARPDPEDALPKPTTPAWRAWLQAARLPSQMYIFWPLLLGQALAMGDGFSWEVVLACHLYGLASQLYIVFANDVADMATDRRNFTFTPFSGGSRVLVDGLLSRRQLARAAVLCAVLSALAGVFLGVRHGTWLPLPLILFGLALLWAYSYPPLRLSYRGGGEYLQMVGVGLVLPMIGFSAHAGTLTGLPLALMPLMLFLSLSCAIATALPDEPSDRADGKRTHAVKSGVSATQRFILRLNALALVWFVFVPLPGVTLFARAALALPCLILCLVSLILAGARPGERGMLVFVTAQVAFSLTPMIGLAILFLAS
- a CDS encoding HIT family protein, with the protein product MNDFTLHPTLAADCHVLGGWRDIRLLLHRDAQVRWFILVPETSAGDWHELPGGLRDRLVAASSALSAMLRSDFTCDKVNVAAIGNLVPQFHFHVIGRWRSDPYWPGVVWGRVVPGCVYTDGEIGRVKERALECLQGSGA
- a CDS encoding Fic family protein, translated to MKRSLQGRYVTTTTVGEKVRAFVPTPLPPRPPIDWTPELRGRFDEALLALGRLDSVSEQLPDTALFLDMYVRKEAVLSSMIEGTQSSLADLLLFELEQEPGVPLDDVQEVSNYAAALAHGLILLAEGLPLSLRLLREIHGVLLSKGQGNRQAPGEFRRSQNWIGGTRPGNAAFVPPPPEKILDCMGSLELFLHERPEPTPPLVKAALAHVQFETIHPFLDGNGRLGRLLITLLLCDGKVLREPLLYLSLFFKAHRSRYYELLNAVRLTGDWEAWLDFFAEAVIVTAGQAMETARQLHGVAAADRDAIGSLGRAAASTLQVHRAMMEHPIATSNWLTKKTGLTAATVNKALGHLERLGIVRELTARKRNRLFSYAEYIRIMNRGTELPER
- the eutC gene encoding ethanolamine ammonia-lyase subunit EutC yields the protein MSDRTTAPVTVCADPWAELRRFTAARIAVGRSGSSLPLAESLSFRLDHARARDAVHTPFRRTELAESLRGAGIACVELESGVGGREEYLTRPDKGRRLSERSVAVLQGLDTGFDICLAVGDGLSARAIHENAPDFVPACVRMFSQAGLSVAPVCLVENARVAVADEIGEILRARLSVILIGERPGLSSPNSMGVYLTMNPRTGTTDEARNCISNVREGGLSLAEGVRKLGYLVEEALRLGVSGVGLKDRMAAGYLPFGLPESAITDGMVKS